One genomic segment of Bacillales bacterium includes these proteins:
- a CDS encoding sigma-70 family RNA polymerase sigma factor: MSGERQLIEEILQGSEAAMEVLTRNYYKPIFAFVYRKVGNKDIAYDLTQEIFIKMMKKIDTYGNKGSFKSWLFTLAVNHCRDFWKSADYKATARQAELSEHLPSDKSDVPYIFEKKQQREHVKAAIEALPEYQKEVILLRYYHDLKIKEIAEVTGSKEPTVKSRLRQGLAKLEYFLKRGEDDERERSRRS, translated from the coding sequence GTGTCCGGCGAACGGCAGCTCATTGAAGAAATTTTGCAAGGCAGCGAAGCGGCGATGGAAGTGCTCACGCGGAACTATTACAAGCCGATCTTTGCCTTCGTGTATCGAAAGGTCGGCAACAAGGACATCGCGTACGATTTAACACAAGAGATTTTCATCAAAATGATGAAGAAGATTGACACGTACGGCAACAAAGGCTCGTTCAAAAGCTGGCTGTTCACGTTGGCCGTCAACCATTGCCGGGATTTCTGGAAAAGTGCCGATTACAAAGCAACGGCCAGGCAAGCCGAGTTGTCGGAGCACCTCCCGAGCGACAAAAGCGACGTGCCGTACATATTCGAGAAGAAACAACAGCGCGAACACGTAAAAGCGGCGATCGAAGCGCTGCCCGAATATCAAAAAGAAGTGATCTTGTTGCGCTACTATCACGATTTGAAAATCAAAGAAATCGCCGAGGTGACCGGCTCAAAAGAGCCGACGGTGAAATCACGCCTCCGGCAAGGGCTGGCAAAGCTCGAATATTTTCTCAAGCGAGGTGAAGACGATGAACGGGAAAGATCGCGAAGATCTTGA